CCATGATCACACCGCTGCCGGTGGCAATGACGAAGGCCACAATGCCAAGGGCGAGAATACCCAGCGTCTTCGGGTCGAGAAACTTGTCCCAGCCCATTTTCAGGCCAACCGTCAGTCCGAGGAAAATGGTCACCACATTAATGATCTCATTCTGGGCCGCTCGTACGAGCCGCTCAGTGACGCCGTTTTCACGGATGAAATTCCCGATGAAGAGCATGGAAATGAGCGGAGCGGCCGCTGGAACCACAAGCAGGCAAAATGCCATGACGACAATCGCGAAAATCATCTTTTCGGTCTTGGAGACCTTCCGCAGGGATTGCATACGGATCTTGCGCTCCTTTTCATTGGTCAGGAAGCGCATGACGGGTGGCTGGATGACGGGCACCAGGGCCATGTAGGAATAGGCTGCCACGGCAATTGCCCCCAGTAATTCCGGGGCAAGCTTGTTGGCGACAAAGATCGAGGTGGGCCCATCCGCGCCCCCAATAATTCCGATCGCGGCCGCTTGTTCCAAAGTGAAGGCCCCGCTACCGACAGCTGCGAAAAAGGTCGCAAATATGCCGAATTGTGCGGCGGCTCCCAGAAGCAGGGTCCGCGGATTGGCGATCAACGGCCCGAAGTCCGTCAGGGCACCAACGCCCATGAAGATGAGCGGAGGGAATATCTCGAGCGAGACCCCTTGCTGGATATAATAGAAAAGCCCGCCGGGGGAGATCAGCGTACGGCTGATTTCACCGCTCTCCGACAGGGTGTACTGAATCTCCGGAGCCTGTAGGATGACATCATGAATGGGCAGGTTGGCGAGAAGTGCACCCAGGCTGATCGGAACCAGGAGGAGTGGCTCGAATTGCTTCACTACGGCAAGGTAGATGAGCACGCCTATGATGACCCACATCACGACCATCTGCCAATGCAGCTGGGCAAAGCCTGTGGATTGGAGGACGTCGTTGATGGAATCCATGATAAAGTAGTTTGGGGTTATTCGATTGTGAGGAGCGACTGGCCTTCCTCGACCGGTTCACCTGCGGCGACTTCAATGGACTTCACGGATCCGGCGACCGGGGCCGAGACAACCGTGTTCATCTTCATGGCCTCAAGGGTGGCAATCTGCTGGCCTGCGGCAACTTCGTCGCCGACGGAGACATCAATCGAAACGACCTTGCCGGCGAGCGGGCTGGGAACACCTCCTCCAGCAGCGGCTGCGGGAGCTGCTGCCTTTGCCACGGGGGCGGCAACTGCCGCGGCACCGGCTGATCGCGCAGGCCGGCGGCCCCCGCCGGATTCCCTTGGCGGGGCGGAATCATCGCCCATTACCTCGGCGACGACGTCAAAAACTTTGCCGTTAAGCGTTATGCGGAATTGTTTCTTCATACTTCGAAAAGGTGGTTCTAAAATTTTAGCGGATTTTATGTGATGCAAAGTGTTCCCGGCGCCCCTCGCGGTTCCAATCCTTGGTGGCCGCTGAGCGAATGGAAACGATCCGTGATCGGCGTCCCATCAGGCATGACACCACTGCTGCGATTGCCGCTACCTCCTCTTCATCGATTTCTTCGGCCGGTCCGGAAATCGAGACTGGATCCGGTTGCGGACTCCGTTTGAAGATCACTCCGAGCAGGACGGTGAGGCCCCACAGAAGCATGAGGGCAATCAGGACGACCAAAAAGCCGAGAATGTGCTCAAGCGAACTGATGAAGGGATGGGTTGCTGCAATTGGCATGCGTTTCCTTATACGGATGCGTTTCTTAAATTAAAGCGGAATATTTCCGTGTTTCTTCGGTGGCCGGGTTTCGCGCTTGGAAAGCAGGCTGTGTAAACCAAGTGAGACACAGGACCGCGTTTGCGCCGGCTCAATCACATCCGTGATAAAAGCGTTGGCAGCCGCCTGGTAAGGTGAAGCAAATTCATCCCGGTAGGAATCAATCAGCTCAGCCCGCTTGGCGGCCGGGTTGTCGGAGGCCTTGAGTTCCTTGCCGAAGACAATGTTCACCGCTCCTTCGGCCCCCATGACGGCGATTTCCGCCGTGGGCCAGGCAAAGACCAGATCCGCGCCCAAGTCGGCACTACACATGGCCAGGTAAGCCCCGCCGTAAGCCTTCCGCATGATCACGGTGATCTTCGGGACTGTTGCCGAGGCGTAGGCGAAGAGCATCTTGGCCCCGTGGCGGATGATTCCCCGGCGTTCCTGTTCAAGACCCGGGAAAAATCCGGGCACATCGACCAGCGTGACAATGGGAATTGAATAGATGTTACAGACGCGGACAAACCGTGCGCCCTTGTCGGAGGCATCGATATCGAGGCAGCCTGCCTTGACATTGGGTTGATTGGCCACGATCCCCACGACGGCCCCGTCAATGCGGGCAAACCCCGTGACGAGATTCTTGGCGAAATCAGGCATGATTTCAAAGAAGGTCTCCTCATCGGCCAGTACATCGATGACTTCGTGCACATCAAAGGGGCTCTTTGGATCAGCCGGCACAAGGTCATTGAAGCGCTTGATCGGGTCCAGACTCATGGTTTCCCGCAAGTGGTGAGGCGCATCGTCAATATTGTTGGCCGGGAGATAGGAGAGGAGGGTTTGCGCAAGCTCAATCGCATGGGCATCGTCCTCGGCAATGAGATGAATATTACCGCTCACGCTGGCGTGGGCGTCGGCCGTGGCAAATTGTGCCAGCTCAGCCTTTTCGCCGGTGGCCGCCTCAATCACCTGAGGCCCGCAGATGAACATGTTGGCGTTCTTGCGGGTCATGATGAGGAAATCCATCAGGGCGGGGGAGTATGCTGCCCCACCGGCACAGGGGCCGGCAATGATCGCAATCTGCGGAATAAGCCCGGAACACTGGACATTGCGGTAGAAGATTTCGCCATATCCGGAAAGTGAATCCACCCCTTCCTGGATGCGGGCCCCGCCAGAGTCATTCACCCCGACCACGGGAATTCCCGCCTTGATCGCGTAATCAATCAGGTCGCAGACTTTCTTGGCATGGATCCGGCCAAGCGCCCCGCCACCAACCGTGAAGTCGTGTGCGTACGCGGCAACCGGACGTCCGTCGACATAACCCGTTCCCGTGACCACACCGTCGCCGGGCATCTTTTTCTTTTCCATTCCGAAGCTCTTGCAGGAATGCTTGGCGTGCATGCCAAATTCCTGGAAGGTATCCTCGTCAAACAGTTCCAGGAGCCGTTCTCGCGCGGGCAGAAGGCCTTTTTCCTTCCGCTTGGCCATTTTTTCTTCGCCGCCTCCGAGGAGCGCGGTTTCCCGGCGCTTGTGCAGGTCTTTCAGTAATTGTGGGTCAATGGGCATCTTATCGATTTCCTTCAGATAAAGTGATTATTCCTTGTTGGCGCAGAATTCAGTCAGGACGCCGTGCGTCGATTTTGGATGCAGGAATGCTACCAATTTGTTCGCTGCCCCCTCAAAAGGCACTTCATGGATTAAACGGGCACCTGCAGCGGCCGCTGATCCCAGCTGTTCCGTGATGTTGTCCGTGCGAAAAGCAATGTGATGCACGCCTTCCCCGTTCTTTTCCAGGAATTTGGCGATCGGACTCTCCGGATCGGTCGCTTCCAGTAACTCAATATGCACTTCCCCGACATGGAAGAAGGCTGTCTTCACCTTTTGGGAGGCCACTTCCTCGATGCTTTCACATTTCAGCCCGAGGGTCTTTTCGTAGTAACTGACGCCCTCTTCAAGGGATTTAACCGCTATGCCAATATGGTCGATTTGTTGTATCATTTTCTTGTTTATTGATTGTCTTTATTTTCTATCTGATTCTTCTCGATTGGGACAAGTATAAAATTAACAAAACTTAACGAAATTTCTTGTAGTATTAGATAAATTAATCAATTTGCCCTTTAAAACCGTTGGAAGTCGCCTTAATAGCCAACCACATTAATACTTCACAATTCAAAATATAACTCAACGCAACTGGTAAAATGGAATCCGACAAGACAACCCGTCTTCTGAGCGAGTTTCCTTCGCAGACCTACGAGGAATGGAAGGAAGCGGCTGTCAAACTGTTAAAGGGGCGGCCTTTCGAAAAAACGCTGATCACGCCGACGTATGAAGGGTTTGACCTTCAACCGATCTACATGCGGGAAACGATGGCTGATTTCCCGCATCTGGGAGACACACCCGGAACGGGCAGCCAGGTCCGAGGCAGCCGGCTGGAAGGCTATGTGGATGCCGGGTGGCTGATTTCGCAGGAACTTTCCGCGCCGACGGCCAAGGAATTGAACACGATTGCCCGGCACGAGCTGGAGAATGGGCAGAACGAGTTGAACGTCTGGTTCGACCGTCCGACACGCGAAGGGCAGGATGCGTCCGCAGAAACCTCTTCTGTCGGTGTCTGCGGGGTATCGCTCTCCGCGCTCGGGGATTTGAAAGTGCTTCTGGAAGGGATTCATCCGGAAATGATCTCCCTCAACCTGCAGAGTGGTGCGGCTGCACCGGCGATCTACGCACTGCTTGACGAGTGGGTTCGCGAATCGGGAACAAATCCTGAAGAAGTCCGCGGTTGCCTCGGAATGGATCCGGCGGCCTGGTTGGCCGAAACGGGTGCCCTTCCCGGTGAAAAGGAAAAAGTTTTTGATGTCATGGCCGAGTTGATACAGGCCGCGGCGAAGAGGCTGCCGCAGTTGCAGATTCTCGATATCCAGGGCCATGCCTTTCATAATGGCGGGGCCAGCTCCGCTCAGGAATTGGCCGCCGTCCTTGCGGCTGGTGCCAATTGCCTCAAGGAGCTCGCGCAACGGGGAGTCCCGGCTGAGCTGGTGGTTCCGAGGATGCGGTTATCCGTCTCCATCGGTGGGAATTACTTTATCGAGATTGGCAAGTTGCGTGCCCTGCGGCTTCTCTGGACACGGATTCTGGAGGCTTATGGAGTGTCGGAAGCGGAGCGCAAGGTGCACTTGCACGCCCGCACCGGCTTGTGGAACAAGACCCGCTTTGATCCATATGTGAACATGCTGCGCACGACGACGGAGGCATTCTCCGCTGTAGTGGGTGGATGTGACAGCCTGCACGTCGCTCCCTTTGACGAGATTATCCGGGAAAGCGACGGGTTTTCCCGGCGCATTGCCCGCAACACGCACGCGATCCTCGCAGAGGAGTGTGGTTTGACCAATGTGATTGATCCAGCTGGTGGATCCTACGCCGTGGAGACCATCACGGACGAGATGGCCGCTGCCGCATGGAAACAATTCCAGGCAATCGAAGCCGCTGGGGGAATTCTCGCCGCCTTGGAAAGTGGCACCTTGCAGGAAGATGTTGCCCAGGTCTACGCGGCCAAGATCAAGAATATCCAGCGTCGCAAGGATGTCATCGTCGGGACCAATTCCTATCCCAATGCGAGTGAGAAGTTGCTCGGTGGCAGGGAAATTGATTACGAGGCAGTCCGTATCGAAAGAATCGCGACAGTTGATACCTGGAAGTCCAGCCGTGACGACAAGGCCGTTCAGGAAGCCCTTGCAAATTGTGGCAAATCCGGCTCCCGGATAGAGTCACTGGTCGAGGCTGCCCGTGCCGGGGCAACCGTGCAGGAGCTGATGGCCGCCCTGGAGTTAGGCCAATCCGATATCAAGGCCAACCCGATCGGGTTCAAGCGGGCCGCGGAGGAGTATGAGAATCTCCGGCTCGCCGCGCGCGAGCTGGCAGAGGCTGGTCGTCCAGCCCGCATCCATCAATTGAACATGGGACCTTCCCGGCGTTACCGTATCCGGGCAGACTGGACCAGCTCCTTCTTTCAGGTGGCTGGGTTTGAGTTGCTCAACGAGGACGATTACGCGGACATTGACACGGCGGTTGCCGCGCTCAAGGAAAGCGGGGCCAAGGCGGCAATCATCACTTCAGACGATGAGACCTATTCCACCACGGTGGAAGCTCTCGCTGCAGCCATTAGTGAACTGGACGCCGGGATAAAGATTCTGGTTGCCGGGGCGCCTGGTGACAACGAGGAAAAGTGGCGGGCCGCCGGAGTGGACGACTTCGTGAACATCCGCGTAAATAACTACAGTTTCAATCGTGCGCTTCTCGAATCAATGGGAGCGAGCCTTTAAGGAATTTCAACCATCAACTGTCACCAAAAAATGACGACAACACCCGATTTTACAAAGTTAGACTACCGAGCGGACAGCAGCGGTAAGGGGTACGCAGACTGGAAAGCGGCCCTTGAGAAGAAGACCGGCAAACGCGCCGAGGATCATGTCTGGGACACCATGGAACAAATCCCGGTGAAGCCATTGTACAGCAAGGAAGACCTTGCCGGCATGGAACACCTTGACTACCAGGCGGGCGTGGCCCCGTTCCTGCGCGGGCCTTACGCCACCATGTATGTCTTCCGCCCATGGACGGTTCGTCAGTATGCGGGGTTTTCCACGGCTGAGGAATCCAACGCCTTTTATCGCCGGAATCTTGCCGCCGGGCAGACGGGGCTCTCCGTGGCATTTGACCTTGCAACCCACCGCGGATACGACAGCGACCATGAGCGTGTTGTCGGGGACGTCGGGAAAGCCGGTGTAGCGATTGATTCGATACTGGACATGCAGGTCCTGTTTGACCGCATTCCACTGAACAAGGTCTCCGTTTCCATGACGATGAACGGCGCCGTTCTGCCGATCATGGCCTTTTACATTGTGGCCGCGCTCGAGCAGGGTGCGAAGCTGGAGGAGCTAGCGGGAACGATCCAGAATGACATTCTCAAGGAATACATGGTGCGGAACACCTACATCTATCCGCCCATTCCGAGCATGAAAATCATTGCGGACATCTTTGAGTTCACTTCCCAGAAGATGCCCAAGTTCAACTCGATCTCCATTTCCGGTTATCACATGCAGGAAGCGGGAGCGACTGCCGACCTTGAGATGGCCTACACCCTTGCCGACGGCCTGGAGTATCTGCGCACGGGCATTGACGCCGGCATTGACATTGATGCCTTCGCCCCACGCTTGAGCTTTTTCTGGGCACAAGGGAAGAACTACTTCATGGAAGTGGCCAAGATGCGCGCGGCGCGCCTCATCTGGTCCAAGTTGGTGAACCAATTCAATCCCAGGAACCCGAAGTCGTTGGCCCTGCGGACGCACTCGCAGACCAGTGGATGGAGCCTCACTGAGCAGGACCCGTACAACAACGTCACACGGACATGCGTCGAGGCCATGGCGGCCGCAATGGGACACACCCAGAGCTTGCACACCAACGCCTTGGATGAGGCGATCGCCTTGCCGACCGATTTCTCTGCCAGGATTGCGCGTAACACGCAGCTCTTCCTGCAGGACGAAACGGGGATTTGCAAAGTCATTGATCCGTGGGGTGGCAGTTATTATGTCGAAGCGCTCACGCATGCCCTGAAGGAACGCGCGTGGGCTCACATACAGGAAGTCGAGGAGCTCGGTGGAATGGCCAAGGCCATTGAGACAGGGCTTCCGAAAATGCGTATTGAGGAAGCGGCGGCCCGGCGCCAGGCACGCATTGACAGCGGCCGTGAAACCATTGTCGGGGTGAACAAGTACCGCCTCGAGAAAGAGGACCCGCTTGAGATTCTTGATGTCGACAACACAGCTGTTCGCGAGTCGCAATTAAAGCGGCTGGCCAAGCTCCGTGAAGAGCGGGATGAATCGGCTTGTCGCCAGACGCTTGAGCGCCTGACCAAGGCTGCAGCCGGGGAGACGGACGAGAATCTGCTCCAAGTGGCCATTGAGGCAACGCAGGCCCGGGCCTCCCTTGGGGAAATTTCTGACGCCCTTGAGAAAGTCTATGGTCGCCATCAGGCTGTAATTCGTTCGATTAGTGGTGTGTACAGTAGTGAATACGGTGACAAGGACGAGGTGGAGAAGATCCGCGCACGTGCCGACGCCTTTGCTGAAAAGGAAGGCCGTCGCCCACGTATCATGGTTGCGAAGATGGGGCAGGACGGGCACGACCGGGGAGCCAAGGTCGTGGCAACCGCTTATGCCGACCTCGGATTCGACGTGGATATCGGGGCTTTGTTCCAAACACCGGAGGAAACAGCAGCCCAAGCCGTTGAGAATGACGTCCACATCGTGGCGATGAGCTCACTGGCGGCTGGCCACAAGACACTTTTGCCCAAGCTGGTGGCTGCACTGGCTTCCCATGGACGAGAGGATATTCTTGTCGTGGCTGGGGGCGTTATCCCCGCACAGGATTATGATGATCTCTACGCCAAAGGCGCCTCGGCGATCTTTGGCCCGGGGACAATTATCACCGAGTCTGCCCGCAAGCTCCTGAGCCTGCTGGAAGGGCAGGTTGAATAGGGGCAGGGGTTTGGTTTCTGATGACAGAAAGTGATGAACGAAAGCGACCCGAGTGGGCACCTGCCGAAGGTGGCGAGGGGTTTGCTTCGAACGTCATGAAAGGTGTTGAGGGAGGTCATGACGGCATGCCCGGCAGTCTTCCGAGTATTTCCTCCAAGCCACCTGCGAAGCGCCGGCAGTTATCGGTAGATGAGCTTGAAATCGGGATCCGTTCAGGTGACCGGACGCTTCTGGCCCGCGCCATAACGCTGGTCGAAAGCAATGCGCCCGCCCATCAGGCCCTCGCGCAGGAATTGCTCGACCGCTTGATGCCGGAAACCGGCAAGTCGCTTCGGGTCGGCATCACGGGCGTGCCCGGCGCAGGCAAGTCCACGATGATTGATACCCTTGGTGCCATGCTGTGCGAGAAAGGGTTTAAAGTCGCGGTCCTTGCGGTGGATCCGTCCAGTTCGGTCACCAAGGGAAGCATTCTCGGTGACAAGACACGGATGGAAAAGCTTCTGGGCCACAAGTCCGCCTTTGTGCGTCCGTCCCCGACGGGTGGTTGCCTTGGCGGGGTGGCCCGAAAGACGCGCGAGACGCTGCTTCTGTGTGAGGCCTTCGGGTTTGATGTCATTCTTCTGGAGACGGTCGGGGTCGGTCAGAGCGAAGTCACCGTGCGATCGATGGTCGACTTCTTCCTGCTTGTCATGATTTCCGGCGCGGGGGATGAGCTGCAGGGCATCAAGAAGGGCGTTATCGAATTGGCCGACGCCATTGTCGTGAACAAGGCCGACGGCGACAACGTCCGCAAGGCGCGCATGGCGAAGGCGGAATACAACCGCGTCCTCAGTTTCCTGCACCCATGCACGGAAGGTTGGAAGACAAAAGCCTACATGGCATCAGCGCTTACCAAAGAGGGGATTCCCGAGCTGTGGGAGAAAATTCAACTCTTCAAGGAGACTGTCCAGGCGAATGGTGTATTTGAAAAACGACGACAAACCCAGAACCTTGACTGGATGCACGAGCTCTTGAACGAGGCTCTGCGGCAACGCTTTCTCGCAAACACGGTCATGCACGGACGGCTACAGGATTTGTCGGCTGCCGTGGCACGGGGGGAAGTGCCTCCGGTGAAGGCTGTCG
This region of Oceanipulchritudo coccoides genomic DNA includes:
- a CDS encoding acetyl-CoA carboxylase biotin carboxyl carrier protein subunit — protein: MKKQFRITLNGKVFDVVAEVMGDDSAPPRESGGGRRPARSAGAAAVAAPVAKAAAPAAAAGGGVPSPLAGKVVSIDVSVGDEVAAGQQIATLEAMKMNTVVSAPVAGSVKSIEVAAGEPVEEGQSLLTIE
- the scpA gene encoding methylmalonyl-CoA mutase, with product MTTTPDFTKLDYRADSSGKGYADWKAALEKKTGKRAEDHVWDTMEQIPVKPLYSKEDLAGMEHLDYQAGVAPFLRGPYATMYVFRPWTVRQYAGFSTAEESNAFYRRNLAAGQTGLSVAFDLATHRGYDSDHERVVGDVGKAGVAIDSILDMQVLFDRIPLNKVSVSMTMNGAVLPIMAFYIVAALEQGAKLEELAGTIQNDILKEYMVRNTYIYPPIPSMKIIADIFEFTSQKMPKFNSISISGYHMQEAGATADLEMAYTLADGLEYLRTGIDAGIDIDAFAPRLSFFWAQGKNYFMEVAKMRAARLIWSKLVNQFNPRNPKSLALRTHSQTSGWSLTEQDPYNNVTRTCVEAMAAAMGHTQSLHTNALDEAIALPTDFSARIARNTQLFLQDETGICKVIDPWGGSYYVEALTHALKERAWAHIQEVEELGGMAKAIETGLPKMRIEEAAARRQARIDSGRETIVGVNKYRLEKEDPLEILDVDNTAVRESQLKRLAKLREERDESACRQTLERLTKAAAGETDENLLQVAIEATQARASLGEISDALEKVYGRHQAVIRSISGVYSSEYGDKDEVEKIRARADAFAEKEGRRPRIMVAKMGQDGHDRGAKVVATAYADLGFDVDIGALFQTPEETAAQAVENDVHIVAMSSLAAGHKTLLPKLVAALASHGREDILVVAGGVIPAQDYDDLYAKGASAIFGPGTIITESARKLLSLLEGQVE
- a CDS encoding acyl-CoA carboxylase subunit beta codes for the protein MPIDPQLLKDLHKRRETALLGGGEEKMAKRKEKGLLPARERLLELFDEDTFQEFGMHAKHSCKSFGMEKKKMPGDGVVTGTGYVDGRPVAAYAHDFTVGGGALGRIHAKKVCDLIDYAIKAGIPVVGVNDSGGARIQEGVDSLSGYGEIFYRNVQCSGLIPQIAIIAGPCAGGAAYSPALMDFLIMTRKNANMFICGPQVIEAATGEKAELAQFATADAHASVSGNIHLIAEDDAHAIELAQTLLSYLPANNIDDAPHHLRETMSLDPIKRFNDLVPADPKSPFDVHEVIDVLADEETFFEIMPDFAKNLVTGFARIDGAVVGIVANQPNVKAGCLDIDASDKGARFVRVCNIYSIPIVTLVDVPGFFPGLEQERRGIIRHGAKMLFAYASATVPKITVIMRKAYGGAYLAMCSADLGADLVFAWPTAEIAVMGAEGAVNIVFGKELKASDNPAAKRAELIDSYRDEFASPYQAAANAFITDVIEPAQTRSCVSLGLHSLLSKRETRPPKKHGNIPL
- the meaB gene encoding methylmalonyl Co-A mutase-associated GTPase MeaB; its protein translation is MTESDERKRPEWAPAEGGEGFASNVMKGVEGGHDGMPGSLPSISSKPPAKRRQLSVDELEIGIRSGDRTLLARAITLVESNAPAHQALAQELLDRLMPETGKSLRVGITGVPGAGKSTMIDTLGAMLCEKGFKVAVLAVDPSSSVTKGSILGDKTRMEKLLGHKSAFVRPSPTGGCLGGVARKTRETLLLCEAFGFDVILLETVGVGQSEVTVRSMVDFFLLVMISGAGDELQGIKKGVIELADAIVVNKADGDNVRKARMAKAEYNRVLSFLHPCTEGWKTKAYMASALTKEGIPELWEKIQLFKETVQANGVFEKRRQTQNLDWMHELLNEALRQRFLANTVMHGRLQDLSAAVARGEVPPVKAVEDLIEHWVRLDR
- a CDS encoding sodium ion-translocating decarboxylase subunit beta: MDSINDVLQSTGFAQLHWQMVVMWVIIGVLIYLAVVKQFEPLLLVPISLGALLANLPIHDVILQAPEIQYTLSESGEISRTLISPGGLFYYIQQGVSLEIFPPLIFMGVGALTDFGPLIANPRTLLLGAAAQFGIFATFFAAVGSGAFTLEQAAAIGIIGGADGPTSIFVANKLAPELLGAIAVAAYSYMALVPVIQPPVMRFLTNEKERKIRMQSLRKVSKTEKMIFAIVVMAFCLLVVPAAAPLISMLFIGNFIRENGVTERLVRAAQNEIINVVTIFLGLTVGLKMGWDKFLDPKTLGILALGIVAFVIATGSGVIMAKLMNLFSKNKINPLIGSAGVSAVPMAARVSQVEGQKADPDNFLLMHAMGPNVAGVLGSALAAGYFIAILGG
- a CDS encoding acyl-CoA mutase large subunit family protein, with the protein product MESDKTTRLLSEFPSQTYEEWKEAAVKLLKGRPFEKTLITPTYEGFDLQPIYMRETMADFPHLGDTPGTGSQVRGSRLEGYVDAGWLISQELSAPTAKELNTIARHELENGQNELNVWFDRPTREGQDASAETSSVGVCGVSLSALGDLKVLLEGIHPEMISLNLQSGAAAPAIYALLDEWVRESGTNPEEVRGCLGMDPAAWLAETGALPGEKEKVFDVMAELIQAAAKRLPQLQILDIQGHAFHNGGASSAQELAAVLAAGANCLKELAQRGVPAELVVPRMRLSVSIGGNYFIEIGKLRALRLLWTRILEAYGVSEAERKVHLHARTGLWNKTRFDPYVNMLRTTTEAFSAVVGGCDSLHVAPFDEIIRESDGFSRRIARNTHAILAEECGLTNVIDPAGGSYAVETITDEMAAAAWKQFQAIEAAGGILAALESGTLQEDVAQVYAAKIKNIQRRKDVIVGTNSYPNASEKLLGGREIDYEAVRIERIATVDTWKSSRDDKAVQEALANCGKSGSRIESLVEAARAGATVQELMAALELGQSDIKANPIGFKRAAEEYENLRLAARELAEAGRPARIHQLNMGPSRRYRIRADWTSSFFQVAGFELLNEDDYADIDTAVAALKESGAKAAIITSDDETYSTTVEALAAAISELDAGIKILVAGAPGDNEEKWRAAGVDDFVNIRVNNYSFNRALLESMGASL
- a CDS encoding OadG family protein, coding for MPIAATHPFISSLEHILGFLVVLIALMLLWGLTVLLGVIFKRSPQPDPVSISGPAEEIDEEEVAAIAAVVSCLMGRRSRIVSIRSAATKDWNREGRREHFASHKIR
- the mce gene encoding methylmalonyl-CoA epimerase, with the protein product MIQQIDHIGIAVKSLEEGVSYYEKTLGLKCESIEEVASQKVKTAFFHVGEVHIELLEATDPESPIAKFLEKNGEGVHHIAFRTDNITEQLGSAAAAGARLIHEVPFEGAANKLVAFLHPKSTHGVLTEFCANKE